Proteins from one Periplaneta americana isolate PAMFEO1 chromosome 6, P.americana_PAMFEO1_priV1, whole genome shotgun sequence genomic window:
- the Adat1 gene encoding tRNA-specific adenosine deaminase 1 has translation MQSVGCKMETNKADSNSTEFADIVAKLCYDKYMSLPKTGKPCVVKDTCNGKGQWTLLAGIVKAERWSRDCNCVKDLTAEVVSLGTGSKCIGKSKMSPSGDILNDSHSEVIARRGFIRYLYNEILATYRTGSSEVFQCFSNGKCVLRDDITFHFFTSHTPCGDASIIPKSRLIVDDVGSCFEYKEMTTASSERCNIGESVVMGETVQGENDSTLEAGIGGKRKANVIENCYAVQGRKCFKTDTNGAALDVGKSDECPHHLERSDIHRTGAKCLALESLQDSHFPGTDYHVVGALRTKPGRGDPTLSLSCSDKLSRWNVVGAQGALVSVLVNRPIYFQSITVGAECPFSETVLRRAVVGRLISRATQSQDKLCVDNSLSLPLGYTVTDPLLLQSTLPFIHARDSSGEKQPCPSSIVWCKVSERALEVAVDGKKQGVTKKVAHTSAGRLQICKKELLRQFVIVCSSIPNPTLHFPIIFKCNDIIGDRSELEAWLSQLSYKQLKNLAEDYQLAWNTVRAACFPSWKRKCGSFIGFCFRD, from the exons ATGCAGAGCGTTGGGTGTAAAATGGAAACAAACAAAGCTGATTCTAATAGCACTGAATTTGCAGATATCGTAGCAAAATTATGCTATGATAAATATATGAGTCTGCCAAAAACAGGAAAACCCTGTGTTGTTAAGGACACGTGTAATGGGAAAGGGCAGTGGACACTTCTGGCCGGGATTGTGAAAGCAGAGCGTTGGAGCAGAGACTGTAATTGTGTGAAAGATTTAACTGCGGAGGTAGTTTCATTGGGCACTGGCTCAAAGTGCattggaaaatcaaaaatgagTCCATCAGGAGATATTCTAAATGACAGTCATTCAGAGGTTATAGCTCGCAGAGGTTTTATCCGGTACTTGTACAACGAAATACTTGCAACCTATCGAACGGGTTCGTCAGAAGTGTTTCAGTGCTTTTCCAATGGAAAGTGCGTGCTTAGAGATGATATAACATTCCATTTTTTTACAAGCCACACTCCTTGTGGAGATGCGTCCATCATTCCAAAATCCAGATTAATTGTAGATGATGTAGGTTCGTGTTTTGAGTACAAAGAAATGACTACAGCTTCATCAGAACGTTGTAATATTGGTGAGAGTGTTGTGATGGGAGAGACAGTGCAAGGAGAGAATGATTCCACGCTAGAAGCAGGAATAGGAGGTAAAAGAAAAGCTAATGTTATTGAAAACTGTTATGCAGTGCAGGGAAGGAAGTGCTTTAAGACTGATACAAATGGTGCAGCATTGGACGTTGGTAAAAGTGACGAGTGTCCGCATCATTTGGAACGAAGTGACATCCACAGAACCGGAGCGAAGTGCCTTGCACTGGAATCACTACAGGATTCCCATTTTCCTGGGACTGACTATCACGTTGTAGGAGCTTTGAGAACTAAACCAGGCAGAGGGGATCCCACATTGTCCCTTTCTTGCAGTGACAAGCTCTCACGTTGGAATGTAGTGGGTGCTCAAGGTGCTCTGGTCTCAGTGTTGGTCAACAGACCTATCTACTTCCAGTCTATCACAGTTGGTGCAGAGTGTCCGTTTTCAGAAACTGTTCTCAGGAGAGCTGTTGTTGGGCGGCTCATTTCCAGAGCTACTCAGTCACAAGACAAGCTTTGTGTTGACAACAGTCTTTCCCTACCTTTGGGGTATACTGTGACTGACCCACTGCTTTTACAGTCGACTCTACCTTTCATACATGCCCGAGACTCCAGTGGAGAGAAACAGCCTTGCCCATCGAGTATTGTGTGGTGCAAGGTATCAGAAAG GGCCTTGGAAGTGGCTGTGGATGGTAAGAAGCAAGGTGTAACCAAGAAAGTGGCCCACACATCAGCAGGTCGGCTGCAGATTTGCAAAAAGGAGCTCCTTCGCCAATTCGTGATAGTTTGTTCGTCCATACCCAATCCCACTTTACATTTCCCCATTATTTTCAAGTGCAACGATATTATAGGTGATAGAAGTGAGCTGGAAGCATGGTTGTCTCAATTATCTTACAAACAATTGAAGAACTTGGCAGAAGATTACCAACTTGCGTGGAATACAGTGAGAGCTGCTTGTTTTCCATCATggaagagaaaatgtggttcatttATTGGCTTCTGTTTTAGGGATTGA
- the LOC138701023 gene encoding uncharacterized protein — protein sequence MMCDTAVEMPQEQMETPPALQRLWSRRMTVTAPMPEETELGVLEDLFQPAQDVDDVPTKSGRCSPSLQVPHDFCDSEHSDTEYQDDHQQKVRPPVRLDAATLGDFPACYVVPALKSYEFPAVGVFIDSRIVPGFRYRVRPIQEQVNGHPVPKHLFNGRALQLQSIGRGYSRRLTFQADSNTLNNNTNYFWSDSRPEGFAFELELVSPGDKFTLHDANHVAAGTLEILHIEAPQEEVSQVVLNDGSIEKTARLRAVCKVEWFDNGQSAIVMPIRGLAVAVKPKQGDQGASVTRVMNVTVGSHPRRGFTLTPGVSEKWRRTTVHGETVGDIPTQYTITGLEAHELPVIGTYVDPRIVPGFYYRVRPAGSKKLLFGGQSLRLVSVGPGYGKRITFAPNEKCLNSPGNFFWSDSHPDGLGFEPRAVHAGMKFTVSAAGQRLGEGSVFRADAVQQEEKQELVKDANGVTIIKYIHVDVTCHITLDTNESKEPEPHVMRVSGTAIVSRGPHQTAAQLKRIENIGLASQLNMLFVTQQAKLVFHPL from the exons GATGTGGATGACGTTCCCACCAAGAGTGGCAGATGCAGCCCCAGTCTCCAAGTTCCTCATGATTTCTGTGATTCCGAGCACAGCGACACTGAATAccag GATGATCATCAGCAAAAGGTTCGGCCCCCAGTACGTCTCGATGCAGCAACCTTAGGCGACTTTCCCGCTTGTTACGTGGTTCCTGCACTCAAGTCTTACGAGTTCCCTGCTGTGGGAGTGTTCATTGACTCTAGGATTGTGCCTGGATTCCGATATAGGGTCAGGCCCATTCAGGAACAG GTTAATGGTCATCCAGTTCCAAAGCATCTGTTCAATGGTCGTGCATTGCAGCTACAGAGTATTGGACGGGGCTATTCTCGAAGACTAACTTTCCAGGCAGACTCCAATACACTCAACAATAACACAAATTATTTCTGGTCAGACTCCAGGCCTGAGGGTTTCGCATTTGAATTAGAACTTGTATCACCCGGGGACAAATTCACGTTACATGATGCCAATCACGTAGCTGCAGGCACcctggaaattctacacattgaG GCCCCACAGGAAGAGGTGAGCCAAGTGGTGCTCAACGATGGGTCAATTGAGAAGACTGCAAGACTTCGAGCTGTGTGCAAAGTAGAATGGTTCGACAATGGACAATCTGCCATAGTCATGCCT ATTCGAGGTCTTGCTGTGGCAGTGAAACCCAAGCAGGGAGATCAGGGTGCGAGTGTGACACGTGTAATGAATGTCACCGTGGGGAGTCACCCACGAAGAGGATTCACACTCACTCCTGGAGTCAGTGAAAAATGGCGACGTACAACGGTACATGGTGAAACTGTGGGAGATATACCAACCCAGTACACCATCACAGGACTGGAAGCTCACGAGCTGCCAGTTATTG GAACCTATGTCGACCCCCGCATTGTGCCCGGATTCTACTACAGGGTGCGTCCTGCTGGCAGCAAGAAACTCCTGTTTGGAGGCCAGTCACTGCGGCTGGTTAGTGTGGGGCCAGGTTATGGGAAGAGGATCACCTTCGCTCCTAacgagaaatgtctcaattcaccTGGTAACTTCTTCTGGAGTGATTCTCATCCTGATGGGCTCGGTTTTGAACCCAGGGCAGTGCATGCAGGGATGAAATTCACAGTGTCTGCGGCAGGCCAGAGGCTGGGTGAAGGCTCTGTGTTTAGAGCTGATGCAGTTCAACAGGAGGAGAAGCAGGAACTG GTGAAGGATGCAAATGGTGTGACTATCATCAAGTACATCCACGTGGACGTGACGTGCCACATCACCCTGGACACCAATGAGAGCAAAGAGCCAGAGCCACACGTGATGCGTGTGTCAGGAACAGCCATCGTTTCAAGAGGACCTCACCAGACTGCAGCACAGCTCAAGAGAATCGAGAACATTGGTCTTGCGTCACAGCTAAACATGCTGTTTGTGACACAGCAGGCAAAGCTGGTGTTCCACCCACTATGA